In the Orcinus orca chromosome 19, mOrcOrc1.1, whole genome shotgun sequence genome, CCAGGTCATAGCAAATCTAGTTATTTCTGAGAACTTGCTTTTCATCTGGAGGGAAACTCTTGGAGCTGTGGATGCTCCCTGTACAGTGTTATGTGCTGTCATCAGATTAAAATGTTTCATCTCAAGGAAGGAGTCATTGAGTAAGGTACTTCGTATTGTCGTattgtttgtattcttttttctttttcacgtaTTCTGGCTAACCTAAGCTAATAGAGAGTGTAAATACTATATAAGTTATATTGGCCTGAGaggtcacacatacacacacattctttgcCTGTCCCTCTCTTCCCCCTGCATTCCATCCACTCTTGGCACTGAGCCAGTCAACAGCTCTCTGTCCGGGATCTGCTACGTTGCCaagactgtcctgtgcattgaaGATTCCCTGGAAATAAAAGATACACTTCCTGCCCTTGAGAAGCTCTCAGGGATTCAGTGGCTGGGGGAGTGTGAGAAGTTGTAACTACTCCAAAGCCAAGAAGCTATGTGGATAGTGGGCCTGGATTTCTGGGATGACCTCAAAAGAAGCAGAAGATATCTTGTGAGTAATTTTGATTAGTTAGgatattgatttggttgctttaATAGAGACAAGATGGAAATTTACTTATCATTTACTTAAAAGTTCAAACTGGAGATCTGATGTAGATCactgtgactatagttaacaatactgtactatatatttgaaatttgctaagagggtagatctgtgctctcatcacaagaaagagagagacagagagagagggaggggaagggagggaaggaaggaaggaaggaagagagagaaagaaaggtagatagaaagaaggaaaggaaatggtaACTGTAGGAATTAGCGTGATTGTATTAGCTTGCAGCTAGATACAGCCACAggactaagttctggccaaagAGACACGAAAAAGTGAAGGTGGTAAATTCAAGGTTGTACCCTGAAAAGGAAGGGATAATCATACTTCCCTTCCCAACTTGCTGGAAGGCGGATATAGGGGTGGTAACCGTCTTGGATTGGTTGGAGGGAACTGAATCTCTGGACCACCTCAAGGATCAGAGccttaccaccatcaccacttctATGTACCGTACCtgcttagatttttttcccccagttttattgagatacaactgacaaataaaattgtaagatatttaaaatgtacaacatgatgatttgctGTAAgttacattgtgaaaggatttctcCCATGGGGGGGCCACCTTTTGTTTGGGCAGCTGAGGAATAGATGCGTTTCTGTTTCATACAAAGAATGGGGAGTGAAATAGAGTACCAGGACTTTGGGGGAATGAATATGTGTGTAGCGAGGCAGGAGGGTCATGAAACTGCACAGCTCATCTCAGGACTTAATggagctcaggttctttatgtcttggcacagaaggaattcagcaagagacaaagtgataggtaagaagtagatttattaatataggACACTTGTGAAGGATACAAGTGGGCAGGCAAGAGGGCTTTTCCCTGAGAACTAAGTGGGCTAcgtttttataatcaaaggaaaagtgaggaggggagaagaccaccttcttcctcttcctttgtaaAGATGTTGCAGGAAAATGGGGTGCGAGAGaatggtcatgtcccaggtcttGGGCGAGCTCCTGGGACAGGCTGCTAAGTGAGGGTACTTGGCTTCGCGCAGGAGAGAATTCAAGAGCAAGCCATAGTGAAGTCAAAGAGGTTGACTGAGAGAGATGCACATTCTGTTACTGAACTTGTGTTcgtgtgcctgatgcacagtgaggccggACAATTCCTaaatgttggagtttggagcagagcaaggcttattgcagggccatgcaaggagacggGTGGCCCATGCCCCTGAAACCCCCAACtccccaaagggtttcagcaaagcatttttaaaggccaggttggtgggggtgggggtggtgggggtggtggggtaggggtgtgggggggtggagggtggggtgggggagagggtgtgtgtgtcacagggtatgtgatcagcttgtgcacagttCTCTAATTGGTTGATGGTGAAGTAACAGGGTGGTGCCCCAGGGGTTAACATAATCAGTCcataggctccaggaggcctgggggctcTGTGTTCATGGTCATCAAATAGTTaatatcttccatttggtggggggttttcacatctgtaaaacagctcAGGAAATGTGCCTCAGGTACTGttatctgggtacttcagagaggagctagagcagaggatatgggggaagggtCTGCCCCagaaggccccacagggtcctgctcagttacaattccatagacagaatgcagtCTGTGCCAGAAGGCAGAGCAGGCCCGAGGTGCGGGGGTGGTTGGTTTTCATGGGCTGGGTAACTCCATAGGCTAAggagtgggaggaatattctaACTACCTCGGAGAAGGCTCAGGGATTTCCAGGatttgggccactgcccactttttggcctttatggttggccttggaactgtcatggtgccggTGGTTGTGTCATTTAGCAGGCTAATGTATTACAGTGAGCGTATAATGAGGCGCAGGTtctactggaagttgaatcttccaccatcttgggcctagtcGGTTCTAACCAGTTCTTGTTGTATCCAGTTTTTCTCAAGGGCTGTGTCATTCTTTAAGgattgtgccctgcccccttgccTCTTCATTTATACCTTCCACAGTTAAGGACAGTCTTcccaggaaggaaaggagaggtgaAAGGCAGAGGGCTGCTGTTGGCTCTACCGCAAGGTAGTGACCAGACCAAGGGGCAAACGGCTCTGCGGAGAAATATCCAGTGAAATTCCCACTCTTTCCCACAATTGACATTTGCTAACCCTGAAAAGGAAGCCCAAATAAAAGTGTACTGCCGATTGAGGCCCAAGGGAACACTGGGTGTCCTTGCTCCAGAATGAAGACTGCTCGTGTACTGTGGTTTAAATGCTCTGCAACTAGAAGTTTGGAAAGCCAGCAAGGTATAATAGAGGCCTGGACTGTCACAACATCTAACACAGGTTATCAGTGCAGTGCCAGGACCACTAGGGTGATGACACATGATTCCTGTAATCAGCTCACCGCCCTGAGGAGAGAGACTCAGGGGCTCTGCCCACCTCAGGCTGTAAGCACtgctggaggggtgggggtgggagtgagtgTACACTTACTGAGAGGAGGGGCTTGCTGGCTCCTCCAGGGAAGCTGGGCACCACCAAAGGGTGGCTAGTGGTTTGTCAGGCAGAGGAGAGATAGGGATTGTCTGCAAATGTATGACAGGCCTGATTTCTATGAGAGAATCTAGAATCTTGTCAAGGGTGTGTCTCAGGCTGAACTGCATAACCTGGCCACACAATGATGCTGGGGGCAGAGATCATCATCTCAGGGTGGGAACAGGGCAGCTTAACTGGGCTGGGAAGGTGGGTGGGGAGACAGGCAGGAGGGAGCAGGGTATGGGGTATTTTGCTAAATTAGCCTTGGATGCCATCCTCCAGGCAGGGGGAGTCATCAAAGCAGGGCCGAGGGTCAGATGGTGTTTGAGGAGGGTGCTGAGGGAGGCTCCTTGCGGGGAGAAGTGAGGTGGACGCGCATTGGGAGGCCGCCAGTTCGGATGAGGGAGGTGGAGGGCTTGAAGCAGGGCTCaagcagaggggagggaaggggaaactgGATTTCACAGGTAGGATAAGGACTTGTGCTAGAcggggaggagagaaagcagctctgggtgCTCGGTGAATGGGGAAAAGCAGATGGTACTGGCCGGGGTACTGACTCAAGACCAGTAGAGGTTTGCGTGCGCGCGTGTGAGGAGGTACTGAAGACAGGAGCTGGTTTGGACGCGCGCAGTTCTACTTCGGGCACAACCAGGTGGGGTAGAAATCACTTCCTGCCCCTGGAGCCCTCGCTGGCTTATTCTGCAAACCCGGGGCGTGGACAGAGTCGTCCGGAAGCGTCCGGCCTCGCGGGTTGGGTGGAGGGCCGTCCGGGGTGTGGCCGCCGCCGGCCCCTCCTCCGCGGGCTCCCTGCGGCGGTGCCGGTCGCTAAGCTCTCGGCTCAGGCCCGTGTCGCCGCCCGCGCCCGCCCTCTTACCGGTAAGACGGCGGCTCCTATCCCTCCCCGCCCTCGGGCCCCCTCGGTCCCGCAGGCCGGGCGCTCCCCCGGGACCCCTGCCGAGTGTCCTCCGCGGGCACCCGGGGACGGCTGAGGGGCTGCGGCGCGGCGCTGGTAGGGCTGAGGCGTCCCGCAGGCCACGTGTCCCCGCGGTAGCGGCTGGCGGGCGCGGGAGCCACGTGGCCTCCGGCCCGGGGTCCGGGCCCCCTCGAGGCCTGTGTGAACGCGGCCGCGACGCCCTGACCGCACCTGCCGCCCGCAGGACCATGGCCCACGCGGAGCGCACCTTCATCGCCATCAAGCCCGACGGCGTGCAGCGCGGCCTGGTGGGCGAGATCATCAAGCGCTTCGAGCAGAAGGGATTCCGCCTTGTGGCCATGAAGTTCCTTCAGGTGACGCGCCCCGCTCCCCTCCTCCCGCGGCGGCGAGGTCGCGGGTGGTTTTCCTTACCCGCAGCGTCGATCCGAGTGTCTTTTCCTAGTCGGAGTCCCCCTTGGCTGATTTCGGACCCGCGAATACCCCTTTGCTTTGGGCctccaacccccccaccccaccacccaggGCTCCACGGGCCCGCTAGACCCTTCCCCGAGGCCCGGGGGTACAGACGCCCTTGGAAGGTTAAGCGGAGGTGACGTGACTCAGGCTCCGGGGCTGCTTCCTTCCCGCGGCTGCGACGGGCAGTGGGCCGCAGGGGGGCAGCAGGGAGTGGATGAGGTCTGCGCCCCGGGCCCACGCACGTCCACCCAGGCACGGGATGGAGGCTGGAATCCTTTTGTGCTTCAGCTTGCAACTCTGAGATGATTGAGGTCTTAGGTGGGGTGTGCCTTACTCTGCCCTTTCTCTGCAGGCTCCCTTTGGCATAGGGCAGTAACTTTATCTTCCAATTTGGGGTACAGATCTGGACCTTAGGGGATAAGTACCTAAGAACTGAAATTTAAACCAAGCTTTCTCAGTTAACGTCTGAAATGTTTAAAAGGGCATTAGGAATGGGCCAGAGGGTTTGATATGACCTCTGTCTGGCATATTTCCTTTGATTGCAGCCAACACTTAACTCCCTAACCACCTCTTTCTAAGGATTATAACATCCGTCAGGTCATTGACATGAGGGTGTCTTCATGATCAGAACAATCTTTCCGCTAAGATAGCATCAGTTTCATGGtttggatgttttttttttttaaatacacaccTTATGAATGTGAGCTAAAATACACACCCAGACTTTTAGAGAACCTACCATGTTactggtggggggaggtgggcaggttCTGAGGATGGGAGCCTTTCTAGTTTACTTCCTAATTGGTACCTCCTCTTCAATGCCAGGCCTCTGAGGAACTCCTGAAGCAGCACTACATTGACCTGAAAGACCGCCCATTCTTCCCAGGGCTGGTGAAGTACATGAACTCTGGGCCGGTTGTGGCCATGGTAAGTGCTTGTGCTGGAGGAGAGGGAACCAAGGAAGTAACGGCTGATAGGTAACCGGGTTTGCTCAGTGTCTTCATGTTCCTTTTTAGACATCTTCCGCAGATACTCCAAATTCCTTATTTTACAAAGGCAGCCTGCTGGAGTGAGTTAGTTTACAGACCAACTGGGAACTtgggaggaaaaaggaagtgaGAATCAGAACTTAAAAAGAGTTCTCTGTGATCCTGTGCTAGAAATGAACTggtctatttcttcctgtggcATTAATGTCCAATTGGAAATGAAGTGAATAGAGGTAGAGGGTATAATAGGGAGTTAATAAAATTGTTGGGAAAGAAGCCCTACTTCCTGTTCCCTGAGGGTGACCTTatcttctttctgcttttcccTGGAATACATTTTCCCCTTTCATGTCAGTCTTTGCCATGTCTTGCTCTAACAGTCTTCTGCAATGCCCTTCCCACTGATCCTGTTCCAGTCTGCTCACTTTTCTTTACCCTTTCACCACTATTTTTTGAGTTTGTGGCTGCATAAAGATTCTTCAGTCTTTTTAATCTCTGTCTCAGCCAGAGTGGGAAGTCCCCAAGTTGGGCAGAGTTTTTCTCTGTATCCTAGCAATACAGTTGGGATGGAGTATGGAGTATTTTATATCGGCCCCTACTACTACTGGGGTTGGCTGATAATCATGTCACTGATTGGTCTTACTGATACATGCTGTTAGGTAGaggtaaatgtttgtttttaatggtcCTGAATGGCAGAACTGATGAAATTCCTCTTCCCTAATGTCAAGGTCTGGGAGGGCCTGAATGTAGTGAAGACAGGGAGAGTGATGCTTGGGGAGACCAACCCAGCGGATTCTAAGCCGGGCACCATTCGTGGCGACTTCTGCATTCAAGTTGGCAGGTAAGTTCCAAGGGACACTGACTTTTCCTCAAAGCCACTTAACTTGGgtttaaaacaagtatttttgGCATATtccaattttagaaaattctgaaCGTTTAAATTAGGTGGTAATTATCATTGGATGAACGCTTTCTTGAATAGTTACTTCTCTAGGCTACTTAAAATTTTAGCCAAGGCATTGCACAAGGGAGCTGCCTGCGGTGGGTCCTTCGTGACGGCAGAAAGTGCGGATAGTGGGGCAAGGAAGGGGTCTAGCCTTGGCTCTGCCCTTTGTGGTGCTGTGTCCAAGGGTGTGTCACTTTTAGCCTTTTTGGTTCCCTAACTCATACAGAATCTCTACAAAAATTTGTATAGTTAGGAGACTCAAATGGAATAAAGGGATTGTCAATAATCGTGAATGTTTTGATTGGACTTTGCACATTAGTGTTGTAAGAAAATACAGCAGCAATGGCTGTTGATAATGAATACGTCACATCTAGTTTGGGTTTTGGTCTGGGTATtcctgtatttttcaaaatttgagaaGTAATGTTTTGTGGCAATCTTGGGTACAAGCACTGTTTTGAAAATTTAGAAGCATAATAAAGTTGAACCAAGTGATGCTTTTGGCTTAAgtacttttatagttttatagttgCTTTTAAGAGTAGCTACTTGGGGGTGGTCAGCTGCTTCAAGGAGCAACTGGCTGAAAAGGTCTTCAGTGACTGTCCTTTGCTTTATCCATTGAACAGACTTTTGTACTTTAAAATGTAACTAGAAATTGTTCTCCTTCTTAGGAACATCATTCATGGCAGTGATTCAGTAAAAAGTGCTGAGAAAGAAATCAGCCTGTGGTTTAAGCCCGAAGAACTGGTTGAGTACAAGTCTTGTGCTTTTGACTGGATTTATGAGTAAGAGGTGGACGGAGCATAGTCCCCTCTGGCACCACCTGATGTGTCCCTGGGCACAGCTCTTCATTCCACTAACTTGGAAGCAGTAGGATGGATGTTTCTTTCCTAAAGTATATCTACCAATAAAGCCTTTGAAAACGGGGTGCAGACTCTGGTGATTACTGGTTACTAAGCTGGAAGAAGACGTGACTTGGTTCCCTGGCTATCGTAGTGTTATCCAGAACAAATTAATCCTCTTGTTATGGAAAAATGATTTAATCCTTCTCAGCACCTGGTATACTTCCAGACTCTAGGAGGGAAAGCAGTGAGGCTGAAGAGGACAAGTGTGGCACTGGCTGTGTATCTGAGGAAACTAATAAGGAAATAATGAACATAATAAAGATCCCAACCACTTTAGCTGATGTAGAAATGCACATTTCTGTACAAAGAATTTGTTGAAACTTGGCAGAATGAAACATAGACTAGTCAAGTTGTCCAGATTTACATTCTTGTTGATTGCAAATTGGGCAAGTTACGTATGAGGAAACGGAAGCCTAAGGACGCCTGTAAGGTGAGGATGATACCATGGCAATgcaggattaaatgaaacaatgcatGTAAAGCAGTTAACCTAGTGCCTGGCTCGTAGCTCATACACAAATTTTCCCTGCGACCCTACCTCCCTTCTTACTTTACCCTGGGATGAGGTATTTATCATGCCTATTTCCTGGGCTAGTAGTAAGTGGTTACAAAATCCACATTGCCTGTTCATTTTGCTGGATTGGTACAGTTGTAAAATGGTGCCAAAGAGCACCTATCAATAGAAATGTTCACTATCATCTGGAGTCTGCCTTAAAAATGAGATTACAGAAATATGTGGGTTTATGAATACCTGTTTTCTCAGGAAACCGGTGAAAGCTTTTCATGCCACTTCCATATAAAAGACTCAACattacatgttttgtttttttttttggccacatggctttgcaggatctcagttccccgaccagggattgaaccctgggccacagcagtgaaagcccagaatcctaaccactaggccaccagggaacgcCCTCAACGTTACATTTTTTTATGCACGTTGCTATACTATAAGACAACGACAAACACATCAACAGCTTGGTACAGAAGTGTCAGGATTCTAATTTCAAGTCAACGATTGAcaagaaatttaacattttctaaactattttttaGTTTCAAGTGAATCTCATGTTTGTGTGCTATGTGCTTTCACTGCATTAAATGGCGGTTTACTGAAGTTAGATCCTGGGGCAGGCCTGGGGCCTGCATTCTAAGGTGGAAGTGCCCACCCTGGACCCACATGCACAATGACTAAGGTACCTGTCAGCAGCAGCAGCGGTTACTGTATATAGGCTCACTCTGTGCCAGGGTTGTTCTAAGAACTTCACGGACATGAATTCATTTAATGTTCACAACTCTTAGGAAGTTGGTACTAGTATCCTATTTTataattgaggaaactgagtcaagtTAGAGCGCTTAACAAGTGAAGGAGTCAAGTTCCAATGCAAGTAGCTGGCTTCAGACTCTGCTCTTGGCCACTGTGCTTTACTACCTTTATATAGTTTTCCAAGTGACGTGATAAAAGTCATGAGTTTGGAGGGTGATGAAGTCAAATTTGGAGTGGTGAGAGCTGAGAGGAAGGATATGAATGTTAGGACTTAATTTGGTAGAACTGAATGAGGAAGGGTAGGCTATGGTGAGGACAAAAGCACTGCCTCTGGAGTAAGGTTGGGTTTTGGACCTAATCCTATATACCAGTTGGGTGTGTGAAAGTGGACAACTAATTCAGAACCTTTTATGCTTtcataaaactgtattttaaacatataataaatgcatttttaaaaatgcattactttttatataattatttgttaataGGCAAGCCCTGCTTTGGCCTGCTCGTGAGGCTTGGAATTCTTAACAGGCCAACAAGGGATGTCAACCCAGCCTCAGTAAGAGTCTGCAGAAAGGAAATAGTTGCTGTTCTCCCCGTCTCACAAGGCTGGATAAACAACACAGTGCTAAAGTTACTTGTTTTGGGGAAACATTTGTTCCTCTTAAAACATGGGCATAAAGCACTTTAGGAAACTAGTTTCCCGAGAGGCGCGTAAGGGTTTAAAGAAGAATGTATATGTCAAAGCTCGGGGTAGTAATTGAGGCCAACCTGGGAATTCCAGTTTACTAGGGCAACTGTTTTCAAGCCATTTAAGGTAGGAAGCAGGGCAGAAATTAGGTTCTGTCTTTCTTGGAGtgtgttatatttttctaaagtgaTGAAATTAACTACTAAAGATACCCAATCCATCTCATTACTGTCTAACATCCATAAAATTCTCTACAAACTGCTTCTGCAGTAAAAGTTGGATAATTTCCCACAGAGTCAGCTGTTGATAAAGGAGGGTGTCTGCGTTCCCTCTTAAACAGCAAGAGCAAGCTGGGATAATTCATTTACATCCTATGAACCTTGTTGCTGAGGTTAAtggagctggaaaaaaaaaaaaagtctcctagCAATCATGCCAACCCTGAAACACCATGTTCTGACTAAAGTGATTTAATTTCCCCACAAGGGGTTCACACTCACCCCTCCCGTGTTTTTTGCCTATTCCCTCCAAGTGAGATCCTGGCTCAAATGCAACTATGGCCATATATCCACCCATATTCTCTTCCTCTCGTCAGCCAGCAGTAAATTCTTCCTCACTTGTGCTGGCTTACCTTATGAGAGTACATACAGGTTCTGTGAGGGAGGAACTGATCTGACTTCCCCAGGGGCCTTCGACTGCTTATAGAAGGcactcaaggggcttccctggccgtccaatggttaagactccacgcttccactgcagggggtgcaggttcaatccctggttggggaactaggatcctaaATGCtgcgtggcgcggccaaaaaaataaataaataaataaataaaaggcggcactcaatattttgaataaaaaaggaaatccctcAAATATCAAAGCATATTAAAGAATTGCTCATATACGACTTAACTTTAACGTTTTATTTTGTGTAAAAAAGGGCAAATTTAGTGAATTATTTTCATCTTGTACACAAAGTTATAATTTTAATGCTTTTCACATCCATGCTGAAAATTTGCAATTTGGTAAAAATGAAAGGAACATAAATTTCTCCAAAGGAATTTTTCACGCCATTATATACACTTTACGAGAAAGTTTCAAACACTTTCTCAATGATCACAAGttaccaagaaaataaaagattaaatttgTACAGATATTGATCTATTTATCAAATACATACAGAAATGATGTAAAAACCTTATGCAGTTTACTTTGACCTCTGTCCTCAAAAGATTTGCCCAGGGACAGATACTTTTCTTTTGTATAAATGACTGtggctttatttaaaatatgaaaatcaaagGAAGAAACCCAGTTTaatcacagtatttttaaaatcccttccCAATAGTAAAGGATCATTACCAAATATATAGCACCATAATACAAATATTGACGGGAGAGGGTATTCACATcacacaaaattaataataataaaaacaaacaaacactgaaaACCCGTGTTAGTATCCATAGAATAAGAAGTTGATAACAGCTTTAGCTTTCCTCATACACAGCAAGGAAAAGGTTAAAGAGTTTAAACTACCAAAAATCCCCAAATAATcctaacaggaaaaaaacaaaacaaacccaaggtCAGCAGTACATTTGAACCGTAGAATAGAATGGGGCTACTGAGTTGTACACTTGGAGTTGTGGCTAAGACATAAATCTCCTCTGCATCAACTCATTTTCTGTTCATCGGCAGCAGGGAGTTAGAGTCTGAACAATGAAGAGGGCTTCAGATTGTGTTTATTCGGTAGGAAGTCCTTACCAACATTTAACGTTGGTCATGGGATTAAGACACGAAACACTTCATAAATAGGTGGGAAATCTGAAAACACTCAGAGCCTGGCTTTGCTGTAGAAGTGGAAGCTTATAAAACCTGGCTACAAATGAGCATTTCACAGAACTAATTACCAGGCTCCAAATCAAATCCCTCCTGGTTTATTCAGGTCCCTATAGAGCCCCTAAGCCCAGGGTACTGTTAGAGCACACGATACAACTGGCTTCTGGTGCCCATATCATGGAATCGGAGTCCTGGGTTTAATTCACTAAGCCTGAGAATAAAGATTGTTGTAACCCTTGCTTTTTGGAAGTCTTCCAGGCTTTAAGTTTATAGGAAGATTCTTAAAAGTTAAAGATTTGGGAA is a window encoding:
- the LOC105747718 gene encoding nucleoside diphosphate kinase B, producing the protein MAHAERTFIAIKPDGVQRGLVGEIIKRFEQKGFRLVAMKFLQASEELLKQHYIDLKDRPFFPGLVKYMNSGPVVAMVWEGLNVVKTGRVMLGETNPADSKPGTIRGDFCIQVGRNIIHGSDSVKSAEKEISLWFKPEELVEYKSCAFDWIYE